One region of Streptomyces capillispiralis genomic DNA includes:
- the cobN gene encoding cobaltochelatase subunit CobN: protein MSTVLLLSTADTDLLAARAASGASYRIGNPTRVDVAEELPALLDGADLAVVRLLGGKRAWEDGLAALKASGIPTVLLGGETVPDAELMAESSVPAGVVAEALRYLVEGGPENLTELARFLSDTVLLTGEGFDGPRKMPEYGVHGERTAAEGRPTVGVLFYRAHELSGNTAFVDTLCDAIEAHGANALPVYCGSLRGAEEGLYEILGRADALVATVLAAGGTHASQASAGGDEEAWDVGALADLNVPVLQGLCLTSSRAAWDASDAALSPMDAAMQVAIPEFDGRLVTVPFSFKEQGPDDVPVYVADPERAARVAGIAVRHARLAHKPNADKRLALVFTAYPTKHSRVGNAVGLDTPASAVRVLDALRDAGYGVDGYPDNGDELIHRLIEAGGHDVEWLTEDQLAAAPARVPLADYRAWFEKLDPELRGAMTEAWGEPPGSLYVDGDDIVLASLQFGNVVVMIQPPRGFGENPIAIYHDPDMPPSHHYMAAYRWLEAAPSQGGFGADAIVHMGKHGTMEWLPGKGLGLSGGCAPDAVLGDLPLIYPFIVNDPGEGTQAKRRGHATVVDHLVPPMARADTYGDLAKLEQLLDEYALVSDLDPAKAPAVRAQIWTLVKAAELHHDLHVDDQPDDDAFDEFVMHIDGYLCEIKDVQIRDGLHILGGGPVGEPRVNLVLAVLRASQVWGGQANALPGLRASLAEHFGLVEKDLLAAPGAPVKVPVELTDLVDGPARTGADAIDLLERLCRRIAEGMEERGWTAGEGAGLVREVLGAELPAAVAVVEFACTEVVPRLARTTDEIGHILRALDGGYVPAGPSGSPTRGLVNVLPTGRNFYSVDPKAIPSRLSWEVGQSLAESLVQRYLRDTGDYPKSVGLTVWGTSAMRTQGDDIAEILALLGCRPVWDDASRRVTGFEVVGLEELGRPRIDVTVRISGFFRDAFPHVVGLIDDAVRAVAELDEPADANYVRAHADEDTAEHGDRRRATARVFGSKPGAYGAGLLPLIDARNWRSDADLAEVYAVWGGYAYGRGLDGRAARGDMETAFRRIAVAAKNVDTREHDLVDADDYFQYHGGMVAMVRHLTGASPEAYVGDSATPDQVRTRTLGEETHRVFRARVVNPRWMAAMRRHGYKGAFEMAATVDYLFGYDATAGVVDDWMYEKLSAEYVFAPENRDFMKKSNPWALRGITERLLEAADRGLWAEPDAETLERLRATYLELEGDLEGDDQ from the coding sequence ATGAGCACTGTGTTGTTGTTGTCGACCGCCGACACCGATCTGCTGGCGGCCCGGGCCGCCTCCGGTGCCTCCTACCGGATCGGCAACCCGACCCGGGTGGACGTGGCGGAGGAGCTGCCCGCGCTGCTCGACGGCGCGGACCTCGCCGTCGTCCGCCTGCTGGGCGGCAAGCGCGCCTGGGAGGACGGCCTCGCGGCGCTGAAGGCGTCCGGGATCCCGACCGTGCTGCTCGGCGGCGAGACGGTGCCGGACGCGGAGCTGATGGCCGAGTCGTCGGTGCCGGCCGGTGTGGTGGCCGAGGCGCTGCGCTACCTCGTCGAGGGCGGCCCGGAGAACCTGACCGAACTGGCGCGGTTCCTGTCGGACACCGTGCTGCTGACCGGCGAGGGCTTCGACGGGCCGCGGAAGATGCCCGAGTACGGGGTGCACGGCGAGCGGACCGCGGCCGAGGGCCGGCCCACCGTCGGCGTGCTCTTCTACCGCGCGCACGAACTCAGCGGCAACACCGCCTTCGTGGACACCCTGTGCGACGCGATCGAGGCCCACGGTGCCAACGCCCTGCCGGTGTACTGCGGTTCGCTGCGCGGCGCGGAGGAGGGGCTGTACGAGATCCTGGGGCGGGCCGACGCCCTGGTCGCCACCGTGCTGGCGGCCGGCGGCACGCACGCCTCGCAGGCGTCGGCCGGCGGTGACGAGGAGGCCTGGGACGTCGGGGCGCTCGCCGACCTGAACGTGCCGGTGCTGCAAGGGCTCTGCCTCACCTCGTCGCGGGCCGCGTGGGACGCCTCCGACGCCGCCCTGTCCCCCATGGACGCCGCGATGCAGGTCGCCATCCCCGAGTTCGACGGCCGGCTCGTCACGGTCCCCTTCTCCTTCAAGGAGCAGGGCCCGGACGACGTCCCGGTGTACGTCGCCGACCCGGAGCGGGCCGCGCGGGTGGCCGGCATCGCCGTACGCCACGCCCGGCTCGCGCACAAGCCGAACGCCGACAAGAGGCTCGCCCTGGTCTTCACCGCCTACCCGACGAAGCACTCGCGCGTCGGCAACGCGGTGGGCCTCGACACCCCGGCGTCCGCCGTCCGGGTCCTCGACGCGCTGCGGGACGCCGGATACGGCGTCGACGGCTACCCGGACAACGGCGACGAGCTGATCCACCGGCTGATCGAGGCCGGCGGCCACGACGTGGAGTGGCTGACGGAGGACCAGCTGGCCGCCGCGCCCGCGCGGGTGCCGCTGGCGGACTACCGGGCGTGGTTCGAGAAGCTGGACCCGGAGCTGCGCGGGGCGATGACGGAGGCGTGGGGCGAGCCGCCGGGCTCGCTGTACGTCGACGGCGACGACATCGTGCTGGCGTCGCTGCAGTTCGGGAACGTCGTCGTGATGATCCAGCCGCCGCGCGGCTTCGGCGAGAACCCGATCGCGATCTACCACGACCCCGACATGCCGCCGTCCCACCACTACATGGCGGCCTACCGGTGGCTGGAGGCCGCACCATCGCAGGGGGGCTTCGGCGCCGACGCGATCGTGCACATGGGCAAGCACGGCACGATGGAGTGGCTGCCGGGCAAGGGGCTGGGCCTGTCGGGCGGCTGCGCGCCGGACGCGGTCCTCGGCGACCTGCCGCTGATCTACCCGTTCATCGTCAACGACCCCGGTGAGGGCACCCAGGCCAAGCGGCGCGGCCACGCCACGGTGGTCGACCACCTGGTGCCGCCGATGGCCCGCGCCGACACCTACGGCGACCTGGCGAAGCTGGAGCAGCTGCTCGACGAGTACGCGCTGGTCTCCGACCTCGACCCGGCGAAGGCACCGGCGGTGCGCGCGCAGATCTGGACCCTGGTGAAGGCCGCCGAGCTCCACCACGACCTGCACGTGGACGACCAGCCGGACGACGACGCCTTCGACGAGTTCGTCATGCACATCGACGGCTATCTGTGCGAGATCAAGGACGTGCAGATCCGCGACGGTCTGCACATCCTCGGCGGCGGCCCGGTCGGCGAACCGCGCGTGAACCTGGTGCTGGCGGTGCTGCGCGCCTCGCAGGTGTGGGGCGGGCAGGCGAACGCGCTGCCGGGGCTGCGGGCCTCGCTGGCCGAGCACTTCGGGCTGGTGGAGAAGGACCTGCTGGCCGCGCCGGGCGCGCCGGTGAAGGTGCCGGTGGAGCTGACCGACCTGGTGGACGGCCCGGCGCGCACCGGCGCCGACGCGATCGACCTGCTGGAGCGGTTGTGCCGGCGGATCGCGGAGGGCATGGAGGAACGCGGCTGGACGGCCGGCGAAGGCGCCGGGCTGGTCCGGGAGGTGCTGGGCGCCGAACTGCCCGCGGCGGTCGCCGTGGTGGAGTTCGCGTGCACCGAGGTCGTGCCGCGGCTCGCGCGCACGACCGACGAGATCGGGCACATCCTGCGGGCGCTGGACGGCGGGTACGTCCCGGCGGGCCCGTCGGGCTCGCCCACGCGCGGCCTGGTCAACGTGCTGCCGACGGGGCGGAACTTCTACTCCGTCGACCCGAAGGCCATCCCGTCCCGGCTGAGCTGGGAGGTCGGGCAGTCGCTCGCCGAGTCGCTGGTGCAGCGGTATCTGCGGGACACGGGCGACTACCCGAAGTCCGTCGGGCTGACGGTGTGGGGCACGTCCGCGATGCGCACCCAGGGCGACGACATCGCCGAGATCCTGGCGCTGCTGGGCTGCCGCCCGGTGTGGGACGACGCGTCGCGCCGGGTGACCGGGTTCGAGGTGGTCGGGCTGGAGGAGCTGGGCCGGCCGCGCATCGACGTGACGGTCCGCATCTCCGGGTTCTTCCGGGACGCCTTCCCGCACGTGGTGGGGCTGATCGACGACGCGGTGCGGGCGGTGGCGGAGCTGGACGAGCCGGCCGATGCCAACTACGTACGGGCGCATGCGGACGAGGACACCGCCGAGCACGGCGACCGGCGCCGGGCCACGGCCCGCGTCTTCGGCTCCAAGCCGGGCGCGTACGGGGCGGGTCTGCTGCCGCTGATCGACGCCCGGAACTGGCGCTCCGACGCCGACCTCGCCGAGGTGTACGCGGTGTGGGGCGGCTACGCCTACGGGCGCGGGCTCGACGGGCGGGCGGCGCGCGGGGACATGGAGACGGCGTTCCGGCGGATCGCGGTGGCGGCGAAGAACGTCGACACGCGTGAACACGACCTCGTCGACGCGGACGACTACTTCCAGTACCACGGCGGCATGGTCGCCATGGTGCGGCACCTGACGGGCGCGAGCCCGGAGGCGTACGTCGGCGACTCGGCGACCCCGGACCAGGTGAGGACCCGCACGCTCGGCGAGGAGACGCACCGCGTGTTCCGGGCCCGCGTGGTCAACCCGCGCTGGATGGCGGCGATGCGCCGGCACGGCTACAAGGGCGCCTTCGAGATGGCGGCGACCGTGGACTACCTCTTCGGGTACGACGCCACCGCCGGGGTCGTGGACGACTGGATGTACGAGAAGCTCAGCGCGGAGTACGTCTTCGCCCCGGAGAACCGGGACTTCATGAAGAAGTCCAACCCGTGGGCGCTGCGCGGCATCACCGAGCGGCTGCTGGAGGCGGCGGACCGCGGGCTGTGGGCGGAGCCGGACGCGGAGACGCTGGAGCGGCTGCGCGCCACCTACCTGGAACTCGAAGGCGACCTGGAGGGCGACGACCAGTGA
- a CDS encoding cobyric acid synthase, with protein sequence MSGGGLLVAGTTSDAGKSVVTAGICRWLVRQGVKVAPFKAQNMSLNSFVTREGAEIGRAQAMQAQACRVEPTALMNPVLLKPGGEQSSQVVLLGRPVGELSARGYHGGRQQRLLGTVLDCLEQLRGTYDAVICEGAGSPAEINLRRTDIVNMGIARNAGLPVLVVGDIDRGGVFASFFGTVALLSREDQQLVAGFLVNKFRGDVSLLEPGLEMLHGLTGRRTYGVLPFRHGLGIDEEDGLNVSLRGAVRESEVAAPAGEDVLRVAVCAVPLMSNFTDVDALAAEPGVVVRFVDRPEELADADLVVVPGTRGTVRALRWLRERGLADALKRRAAEGRPVLGICGGFQILGEHIEDEVESRAGHVDGLGILPVRVRFAREKTLARPSGDALGEPVEGYEIHHGVAEVTGGEPFLDGCRVGQTWGTHWHGSLESDGFRRAFLREVAAAAGRRFVPAPGTSFAALREQQLDRLGDLIEQHADTDALWRLIESGAPQGLPFIPPGAPA encoded by the coding sequence GTGAGCGGTGGGGGTCTGCTGGTCGCCGGGACCACCTCGGACGCCGGCAAGAGCGTGGTGACCGCCGGGATCTGCCGGTGGCTGGTGCGCCAGGGCGTGAAGGTCGCGCCGTTCAAGGCGCAGAACATGTCGCTGAACTCGTTCGTGACCCGGGAGGGCGCCGAGATCGGGCGGGCGCAGGCGATGCAGGCCCAGGCCTGCCGCGTCGAGCCGACCGCGCTGATGAACCCGGTGCTGCTCAAGCCGGGCGGCGAGCAGTCCAGCCAGGTGGTGCTGCTGGGCCGGCCGGTCGGCGAGCTGAGCGCCCGCGGGTACCACGGCGGGCGCCAGCAGCGGCTGCTGGGCACGGTGCTGGACTGTCTGGAGCAGTTGCGGGGCACGTATGACGCGGTGATCTGCGAGGGGGCCGGCAGTCCGGCCGAGATCAATCTGCGGCGGACGGACATCGTCAACATGGGCATCGCCAGGAACGCCGGGCTGCCCGTGCTCGTCGTCGGCGACATCGACCGGGGCGGCGTCTTCGCGTCGTTCTTCGGCACCGTCGCCCTGCTGTCCCGCGAGGACCAGCAGTTGGTCGCCGGGTTCCTGGTGAACAAGTTCCGGGGCGACGTCTCGCTGCTGGAGCCGGGTCTGGAGATGCTGCACGGCCTGACCGGACGCCGGACCTACGGCGTGCTGCCGTTCCGGCACGGCCTCGGCATCGACGAGGAGGACGGTCTGAACGTGTCGCTGCGCGGCGCCGTGCGCGAGTCGGAGGTGGCCGCGCCGGCCGGCGAGGACGTCCTGCGGGTCGCGGTGTGCGCGGTGCCGCTGATGTCCAACTTCACGGACGTCGACGCGCTCGCCGCCGAACCGGGCGTCGTGGTGCGGTTCGTGGACCGGCCCGAGGAACTCGCCGACGCCGACCTCGTCGTCGTACCGGGGACGCGCGGCACCGTGCGGGCGCTCCGGTGGCTGCGGGAGCGCGGGCTCGCGGACGCGCTGAAGCGGCGGGCGGCCGAGGGGCGGCCCGTGCTCGGCATCTGCGGAGGCTTCCAGATCCTCGGGGAGCACATCGAGGACGAGGTCGAGAGCCGCGCGGGGCATGTGGACGGGCTCGGCATCCTGCCCGTACGGGTGCGGTTCGCCCGCGAGAAGACCCTCGCCCGGCCGTCCGGCGACGCCCTCGGGGAGCCCGTCGAGGGGTACGAGATCCACCACGGGGTCGCCGAGGTCACGGGCGGTGAGCCGTTCCTCGACGGCTGCCGGGTCGGCCAGACCTGGGGCACGCACTGGCACGGCTCGCTGGAGTCGGACGGCTTCCGGCGCGCCTTCCTGCGCGAGGTCGCCGCCGCCGCGGGGCGCCGCTTCGTACCGGCCCCCGGCACCTCGTTCGCCGCGCTGCGCGAGCAGCAGCTCGACCGGCTCGGCGACCTGATCGAACAGCACGCGGACACGGACGCGCTGTGGCGGCTCATCGAGTCCGGCGCGCCGCAAGGACTGCCTTTCATTCCACCGGGAGCGCCCGCATGA
- a CDS encoding cobalamin biosynthesis protein translates to MGADRVFAYGAAAGLLGDLLLGDPRRGHPVAAFGRAAAAVERVLWRDDRGRGAVHTAVCVGGTVALGSLAARLVRSSPAASVALTGVATWAVVGGTSLAREARAVAAALEAGDVEAARARLPHLCGRDPQALDADGIARAVVESVAENTSDAVVGALVWGAVAGVPGLLGFRAVNTLDAMVGHKSPRYRRYGWASARLDDVAGWPGARLTAVLAALAGPDPRGAVRAWRTDAHRHPSPNAGPVEASFAGALGVRLGGTLSYGGRVEHRPALNGGGRAVAVSDIERAVRLSRRVGWLALGAGVLARSVMKGRAS, encoded by the coding sequence ATGGGTGCCGATCGCGTCTTCGCGTACGGCGCCGCCGCCGGCCTCCTCGGCGACCTGCTGCTCGGCGATCCCCGCCGCGGGCACCCGGTCGCCGCTTTCGGGCGGGCCGCGGCCGCCGTGGAACGAGTGCTGTGGCGGGACGACCGGGGCCGGGGCGCCGTGCACACCGCCGTGTGCGTCGGCGGGACCGTCGCGCTGGGAAGCCTTGCCGCACGCCTCGTGCGCTCCTCCCCCGCCGCCTCCGTCGCCCTGACCGGCGTCGCCACCTGGGCCGTCGTCGGCGGCACCTCGCTGGCCCGGGAGGCCCGTGCCGTCGCCGCGGCGCTGGAGGCCGGGGACGTGGAGGCGGCCCGGGCCCGGCTGCCGCACCTGTGCGGCCGCGACCCCCAGGCCCTGGACGCCGACGGGATCGCCCGCGCGGTGGTCGAGTCCGTCGCCGAGAACACCTCCGACGCCGTGGTCGGCGCCCTGGTGTGGGGCGCCGTCGCCGGGGTGCCGGGCCTGCTGGGCTTCCGCGCCGTCAACACCCTGGACGCGATGGTCGGCCACAAGTCCCCCCGCTACCGCCGCTACGGCTGGGCCTCCGCCCGCCTCGACGACGTCGCCGGATGGCCCGGGGCGCGGCTGACCGCCGTACTCGCCGCGCTCGCCGGACCGGACCCGCGCGGTGCCGTGCGGGCGTGGCGGACCGACGCGCACCGGCATCCGAGCCCCAACGCCGGTCCCGTGGAGGCGTCCTTCGCGGGCGCGCTCGGGGTGCGGCTCGGCGGCACCCTCTCCTACGGCGGGCGGGTCGAGCACCGGCCCGCCCTCAACGGCGGCGGCCGGGCCGTGGCCGTGTCCGACATCGAGCGGGCGGTACGGCTCTCGCGGCGGGTCGGCTGGCTCGCGCTCGGGGCCGGCGTCCTCGCGCGGAGCGTCATGAAGGGACGTGCATCGTGA
- a CDS encoding inorganic phosphate transporter: MEGFSLILAIVVVTALAFDFTNGFHDTANAMATTISTGALKPKVAVAMSAVLNLVGAFLSVEVANTISKGLVDEAGIRPEVIFAALVGAILWNLLTWLVGLPSSSSHALMGGLIGATVASAGFGAVHGDVLVTKVLIPAIAAPLVAGLAAMLATRLTYRLGRKADGKASEKGYRAGQIASAGLVSLAHGTNDAQKTMGIITLALVAGGTLAPDSDPPMWVILSAGIAIALGTYLGGWRIIRTMGKGLTDLQPQQGFAAQTSAATVILASSHLGFSLSTTHSVSGSVMGAGLGRRGGVVRWSTATRMFIAWGLTLPAAALVAALAEWVCGFGDWGTALVAVFLVASSAAIWKISRREVVDHTNVNDHDVPGEEPSGVVTQAIAAVTPPPAGTVTDELAASIAAPASTDPAAPQAKTTV; encoded by the coding sequence ATGGAAGGCTTCTCGCTGATCCTCGCGATTGTGGTGGTAACCGCACTCGCGTTCGATTTCACGAACGGTTTCCACGACACCGCGAACGCGATGGCAACGACCATTTCGACCGGTGCGCTCAAGCCCAAGGTCGCGGTGGCCATGTCCGCCGTGCTGAACCTTGTCGGCGCCTTCCTCTCGGTGGAGGTCGCCAACACGATCTCCAAGGGCCTCGTCGACGAGGCCGGCATCCGTCCCGAGGTCATCTTCGCCGCGTTGGTCGGCGCGATCCTCTGGAACCTGCTGACGTGGCTGGTCGGTCTGCCGTCCAGCTCCTCGCACGCCCTCATGGGCGGCCTGATCGGCGCCACCGTCGCCTCCGCCGGCTTCGGCGCGGTGCACGGCGACGTCCTCGTCACCAAGGTCCTCATCCCCGCGATCGCCGCCCCGCTGGTGGCCGGCCTCGCCGCGATGCTCGCCACCCGGCTGACCTACCGCCTGGGCCGGAAGGCCGACGGCAAGGCCTCCGAGAAGGGCTACCGCGCCGGGCAGATCGCCTCCGCCGGCCTGGTCTCGCTGGCCCACGGCACCAACGACGCCCAGAAGACGATGGGCATCATCACCCTCGCCCTGGTCGCCGGCGGCACCCTCGCCCCCGACTCCGACCCGCCCATGTGGGTCATCCTCTCCGCGGGCATCGCCATCGCGCTCGGCACCTACCTCGGCGGCTGGCGCATCATCCGCACCATGGGCAAGGGCCTGACCGACCTCCAGCCGCAGCAGGGCTTCGCCGCCCAGACCAGCGCCGCGACGGTCATCCTGGCCTCCTCGCACCTCGGCTTCTCGCTCTCCACCACGCATTCCGTTTCCGGTTCCGTGATGGGCGCGGGCCTGGGCCGCAGGGGCGGCGTCGTCCGCTGGTCGACGGCCACCCGGATGTTCATCGCCTGGGGCCTCACCCTGCCCGCGGCGGCCCTGGTCGCGGCGCTCGCCGAGTGGGTCTGCGGCTTCGGCGACTGGGGCACCGCCCTCGTGGCCGTCTTCCTGGTCGCCTCCAGCGCGGCGATCTGGAAGATCTCCCGGCGTGAGGTCGTCGACCACACCAACGTCAACGACCACGACGTCCCCGGCGAGGAGCCCTCCGGCGTGGTGACCCAGGCGATCGCCGCCGTCACCCCGCCCCCGGCCGGCACCGTGACCGACGAACTCGCCGCCTCCATCGCGGCCCCGGCGTCCACGGACCCGGCGGCCCCGCAGGCCAAGACCACCGTCTGA
- a CDS encoding class II aldolase/adducin family protein — protein MAEQRRGGREAGDAGGGARGVGDARGRRVPEEEARAWADLVETARRTVADGLVVGTSGNVSVRVGDTVLVTPSGVPYDRLTPDDVTGVDLTGRQVLGSLVPTSELPLHLAVYRTTGARAVVHTHAVHATAVSTLVDELPLIHYMAAALGGPVRVARYATYGTDELAGNMLRALDGRTGCLLQNHGTVTHGTTLAQAYDRTAQLEWMCRVWLTASSVPGLSPRLLTPEQLTEVGERLRGYGQRG, from the coding sequence ATGGCTGAGCAGCGGCGGGGCGGACGGGAAGCGGGGGACGCCGGGGGTGGCGCCCGGGGCGTGGGGGACGCGCGGGGGAGGCGTGTGCCCGAGGAGGAGGCGCGCGCCTGGGCGGACCTCGTCGAGACCGCGCGCCGGACCGTCGCCGACGGGCTCGTCGTGGGCACCTCCGGCAACGTCTCGGTGCGGGTCGGCGACACGGTCCTGGTCACTCCGTCGGGAGTGCCGTACGACCGGCTGACGCCGGACGACGTGACCGGTGTCGACCTCACCGGCCGGCAGGTCCTCGGCTCGCTGGTGCCGACCAGTGAGCTGCCCCTGCACCTCGCGGTCTACCGCACCACCGGCGCGCGCGCCGTGGTGCACACGCACGCCGTGCACGCGACGGCCGTCTCCACGCTCGTCGACGAGCTGCCGCTGATCCACTACATGGCCGCGGCACTGGGCGGCCCCGTCCGGGTCGCCCGCTATGCGACGTACGGCACCGACGAGCTGGCCGGGAACATGCTCCGCGCCCTCGACGGCCGCACCGGCTGCCTCCTGCAGAACCACGGCACCGTCACCCACGGCACGACCCTCGCCCAGGCCTACGACCGCACGGCCCAGCTGGAGTGGATGTGCCGCGTCTGGCTGACCGCCTCCTCGGTCCCGGGCCTGTCCCCGCGCCTGCTGACCCCGGAGCAGCTGACGGAGGTGGGCGAGCGCCTGCGGGGGTACGGGCAGCGGGGCTGA
- a CDS encoding alpha/beta hydrolase has product MRTARATAAAVTAVIGAGAAAVAAGRFASDAALRMPPGRPLPTEPRLTVHSTAAGRVSLTRDLAALRPGRYGLAGDGFHAVVGPVRDDTVHSADTVVRSLECVTHGTLEPGDRAWFTPNLYVGDPRTALGLDHTDLDIPGELGSLPAWFVPAARDTWVIAVHGIGTTREHTMNLMEVLHRHRFPVLAPAHRGDPGAPRSPDGLHHLGETEWRDLDAAMHHAVRAGARQVVLYGWSTGATMALRAAARSDVRAHVAGLVLDSPVLDWEATLRALAAAGRTPGVLLPLAVRAAQGRTGLYGDRSPGAVHLDRVAVPTQIFHGPDDTVAPWRFSRRLAADHPNTITLHTVADAPHAAMWNADPQAYEEALRRFLTPLM; this is encoded by the coding sequence GTGCGCACTGCCAGAGCGACGGCCGCTGCCGTCACCGCCGTGATAGGGGCCGGTGCCGCCGCGGTGGCCGCCGGCCGGTTCGCCAGCGACGCCGCCCTCCGGATGCCCCCGGGCAGACCCCTGCCCACCGAACCCCGCCTCACCGTGCACTCCACCGCGGCCGGCCGGGTCAGCCTCACCCGGGACCTCGCCGCCCTGCGCCCCGGCCGCTACGGCCTCGCCGGTGACGGCTTCCACGCGGTCGTCGGACCCGTGCGGGACGACACCGTGCACAGCGCCGACACCGTCGTCCGCAGCCTGGAGTGCGTCACCCACGGCACCCTCGAACCCGGCGACCGCGCCTGGTTCACCCCCAACCTGTACGTGGGCGACCCCCGCACGGCCCTCGGCCTCGACCACACCGACCTCGACATCCCCGGGGAACTCGGCTCCCTGCCCGCCTGGTTCGTGCCGGCCGCCCGGGACACCTGGGTGATCGCCGTCCACGGCATCGGCACCACCCGGGAACACACCATGAACCTCATGGAGGTCCTGCACCGTCACCGCTTCCCGGTGCTCGCCCCCGCCCACCGGGGCGACCCCGGCGCACCCCGCTCCCCGGACGGCCTCCACCACCTCGGCGAGACCGAGTGGCGCGATCTCGACGCGGCGATGCACCACGCCGTGCGCGCGGGCGCCCGGCAGGTCGTCCTGTACGGCTGGTCCACCGGCGCCACCATGGCGCTGCGCGCCGCCGCCCGCTCCGACGTCCGCGCCCACGTCGCCGGGCTCGTCCTGGACTCCCCGGTGCTCGACTGGGAGGCGACCCTGCGCGCCCTCGCCGCGGCCGGCCGCACCCCGGGCGTCCTGCTGCCGCTCGCCGTCCGCGCCGCCCAGGGCCGCACGGGCCTGTACGGCGACCGCAGCCCCGGCGCCGTCCACCTGGACCGGGTCGCCGTCCCCACGCAGATCTTCCACGGCCCCGACGACACGGTCGCCCCCTGGCGCTTCTCCCGCCGCCTCGCCGCCGACCACCCGAACACCATCACCCTGCACACCGTCGCGGACGCTCCCCACGCCGCCATGTGGAACGCCGACCCGCAGGCCTACGAAGAGGCCCTGAGGCGCTTCCTCACCCCGTTGATGTGA
- a CDS encoding VOC family protein, which yields MAGTGGGRPSVFPTLLYTDARAAIRQLTEAFGFTERSVYESEDGTVMHAELVQGDGAVMLGSKGRGGVFDTAMRGAGPAGVYVVVDDVDAHHRRAAEQGAEILLPPTDQDHGSRDYMARDLEGNVWSFGTYAPETGTGV from the coding sequence ATGGCAGGCACGGGCGGCGGACGTCCGAGCGTCTTCCCGACGCTGCTCTACACGGACGCCAGGGCGGCGATCCGGCAGCTGACGGAGGCCTTCGGCTTCACCGAGCGGTCGGTGTACGAGAGCGAGGACGGCACCGTGATGCACGCCGAGCTGGTGCAGGGCGACGGGGCGGTGATGCTGGGCTCGAAGGGGCGCGGCGGGGTGTTCGACACGGCGATGAGGGGCGCGGGTCCGGCCGGGGTGTACGTCGTCGTGGACGACGTCGACGCACACCACCGGCGGGCTGCGGAGCAGGGCGCGGAGATCCTGCTGCCCCCGACGGACCAGGATCACGGCTCCCGGGACTACATGGCCCGGGACCTCGAGGGCAACGTCTGGAGCTTCGGCACCTACGCGCCCGAGACCGGCACCGGGGTCTGA